The DNA window AATATGTTTTGGTTTTGATAAAGACAGCAGACAGCCTCACCTCCTCTCGAACCAGCAGAGCCGAGCACTGCAAGGGCACAGCCATCATTTTATGAGGGTTCCAGGTCATAGAATTAGCCCTAAAATTGTCAGTTCATACAGAAAAGAATTAAAATACCAAGTCATTGTCCTTGAAATGAATGAATAGctatataatcatttattttgattgAGACAAGATTTCTCCCTGAGGCTCTGTGCTGTGCAGTGAAACATCGAGTCAACAGAAAAATGATCAAACCCATTTCATTTCACAAGGGTAAACTTTTCACACTGAAGTTTGTGGATGTCTCAATCATATTTCAGTCATGCCGACTctctaaatgcatttattgataaGAATAAGGTGTATGGTAAGTTTGATCTTGGCTGACTAGATGCGCTACACAGCGGAGCGAGTATGAAGACTTGATAAACCTGCTCAGACATAAAGATTTTAGGAAACATGCTGCTGCAAAATATAAAGAAGAACCCCTCatagcagatctagacaggtggtgctggggaggaggagggctaaaaatgaacattctcaGAGCTTTTGCTGAGACCGTGAACTGGCTAGCTTAGGATATAAAAGAGTTACATAGATGAAGAAGTGCAGCTGATAGAAGCAGATGGATCGATTTCCTTGACTGAAGAAGACATTGAATCCAAAGAACCTGCAGATTATACTGACCTCTCGACTCCATTCAGCTTCCACCTGTGTTTCCGGGACATTAGCAAACTTCCGCCCCATGCTCCCTGTATGAATACAGAAACaaaagtagttttaaaagtaaaCTAAAGTTTACCATGTGTTAACAGAAACACGCTTTGTCTTTCACATTTAAATAAAGGATGTTTCATCTTGGCATATACAAAAAACCGTAATACtgatttttattatctaaaatatgtattgtatttcttctgtagaacattcagcaaattatatgtatattatattgacaGCCCATTTGAGACTATAGAGCTGCTGCCTTTAGGTCAGATGAATGAAGTTGAGAGGATTCAAACGCAGTGCACGCGTATGAGCTTCAACATGCTGCCACAATGCCAGGGGTGACAGCAACACCAgagaaaaatgaataataatgaaaataaaataacactattaATCTTATCAGCCCCGTGAGAGTGaatacacacatgtacacactcacacagactgaCTGAAGGTAATTCCTCTGATTAGAAACAGTCTACACTTCTAAAAGATGACATTTATTACATGCTTGCTAAATTATCCCTATGCCACACTTCAAACGCAGCTGGTTCAACAGCAACAAATCATTTGTACATGTTCTGGAGATTACTTTTGTGCAAAATATGCTGCAGCCAAAAATTCTGGGTGGTGGCTGGGTGTTGCTAGGTGCTTCCTTGCTAGGtgaggtgttctgagtggtttttaATGAATCACTTGGTGGCCATTTGGAGCATTTCTATTGGTTGCAAGTCTGTTGCAATGCAGTTTCTGAGGTGTTTGgagagttagtttttttttttttgcagttgttctGGGTGCTAGGGTGTTCTTTGTTCTTTGGATTTATTGATAGGGAATTGCACTACAGGTTTTAACATGTTctagttgtttgttttttttgcacttttctgATTCAATCTCACTTAGTCTTATTGTGTAATCTTGCtgtttaaacataaaattatctgcaatgttacaaagctcaaagtccactcTAAAAGGAGATATTCTCTTTAACAGAAGACACTCTTCAAGaactacaaaaaaatgtattattagggcTATCCTACAAACCTATTCTAACCTATTCTAGTACAAATCAAGACTTTGTCAAAGTGCATAATAGCACacttttaaagtgatagttcaccccaaaatgaaaatcatcATGACATCATGTACTCATTCTCAAGTTGTTTTTTTCCATAATACTCCAATATCGTCTTTTGAGTTcaccagaaaaagaaaaaaaaaaccctccctCAGGTTTTGAATAAACTCAGGTTTTGAATAGCTCGAGGGGGAGAgtgacataattttcttttttaagtgaACTAATCCCTTTGAGATCTGTAATGCAGTGCAATTGAAAAAGTCCTCAGTTCTGCATCCAGAGAACAATTCTTCAGATGTGCCAACACTGAGATCACTCTTGGATCCCAGTCCACTGTCGGTATTGCACAGGTGAAACTTTCAGAAAGTTCACGCGAGTCCAGGAAAGCAGATCTACTCACATCCACATGCATCCAGACATCGTGCTTCTTACAGATGTCCGCTATAGCCATGAGAGGATCAAAGGCACCATAAACCGTGGTGCCGGCCGTGGCGCTGACAAAGAACGGCACGTATCCCTGTGAGAAAGAAATCAATGAGTTATTCAAGGGCCCACAAGAACCACACAAATTATTTGAACAGATCCAACAGAGACACACGAGATGGTCATGGAGACACGGTCATTGAAATTACCTTCTGCTTGGCTTCAATAATCCTCCTTTCAAGGTCGGAAGGAATCATCTTACCCCTGGAAGAAATGAGAGCAGTAAAGAAGTCATATGGTTTAGTGATTATAAGACGTGCATTTCTCAAGTGTGCGATCATGAAGTAATGCATCAGTAGTGATAATCCAGACTAACCTTTCATCTGCTTTAATACAGATGACACTTTCTGTACCGATTCCAAGTGCAGCTGCTCCTTTCTTGATTGAAAAATGGCTCTGAAAATCATAATCAGTCATTAATGCACTAAATTGCatatacaatttgaaataacctTCCAAAAAACAATATAATAGTGATTAATGTCTTTATttgctataataataatgttattatttaataacagttACAAGCATATATGAAAATGTTCTATAATCAAGCCATttttttgaaattatatataaattcacaagacATGCAATTTTGCTGTCTTGAAAGAAAAATATTcctaaatatttcttttttttctttttttgttctccATACCGCTTTACTCTTATAAATTAATTTCACTGGGCaacacagaaaatacatttttatgtaaaatgtctGAATTATACTCTGActgctctctctcactcactcactttgtTAATAAATCAAAATGTGGACATAAATACAGTTTAGTGTAATGTATGTATTAACATTATGTACTGTATCTGGGGAGTGTTTTGGACAAATGACTTTCACGATTTACATTctgacttaaaataaaatgactatttatatgtttacagtatattattatttctctctcttGATACTGAAAGTAAATGAACAGACGTACATGTTCAGATGTGAAGGCCACCAGTCTTGGTGCGGATGACATTCCTTTCTCCTTCACCTCGGGGAACATTTTATAACGAGCCAGCAGCATGGCATACATGTTGGAAATGGCGCCACCTAGAGGACAATAAAGCAAGCCTTTCATTCCATAACTCAGGTAAAGCTTGACCTCGGACAGTTTTTACTCAGGCTCTGAATGTCATTTACTCTGATGTGACCGTCCTCATCATTTCTCAGTttaaatttgatatatatatatataataatatatacacttCAAAGACTAATGAAGGCATCTTCTTCTAACAACTTTACACTTTTGGCCGATTCCCGTACTTGCTCATTTTCGCACTCATTTCACAACATCTTAAGGCAGGTCACGCAGACTGACAGCTGCTTACCCGGAGAGAATATTCCATCACCGCGGCCATCCTGCCAGCCAATGATCTCCCTCATCTTCTTCAGCGTGACGTATTCCAACAGCACGAAGACTGGAGCCACCTCATAGGTGAACCTGTTTGCACAGAGATCACATGACCCAGTTACACAAGCCAGAAAAAACAAAAGAGTCACGACAAGCAAACATCACGACAACCTGTTTCGCAACTGATGCTTGAGAGGATTTGGCAACAGCCTACAGGTTCTCCAGCGGTGTGTCACTGCAGTAAGCTAAAGACGATGATGAAAATGTGCATAATTTTTGTAAAGAATAATTTCTAAAAGGTTTAACATTTGATATCTAAAACAACCAAATAAACAAAACTGTATTTTgcctacacaaaaaaaaaaacgttagatTGTTATTACATTGTAATTGCATCGTTATTACATTGTAATTGCAtcgttattacatagttatttttattaagcatctgttaaattaaaactttaatttccAACACAAAATGATTGTTCTTATTAGCCTGAATGTCATTTTAATTTCCgtctcattttctctctgtgAAAAGCACAAGATGAGAGAGTGGAGGTTATTTTTGCTCGTCTGAATtcagcagcttttcactttattCCTTTCAACAGATATCTGTAGGGTTAAGCCAGCCACCACAAAGACCAGtccaaaataatgtttatgaagGCAGAGAAAATGGAAATGATCTCAACCTGCTTTGTATTTTACTGGAAGGAGACCCACACTCACATATTGGTGTTGGCAGTGGAAGTCAGCCAATCGGCAGCCAAGCCAACCATGTCTAACCCAGTGGAGAGCTGATTGAAATATCTGGGGTGTGCTGAAGATAGAGATAACATAGAGGGAGAATacaaaattaatcatttaaatgtacaaaagcATTCATGTTCCACTAATCTATAATCTATTTATGGCCCTCTATTAATAGTCGCTCACTTCAGATGGAGCTCAAACGGGATTTCTTGCTGTCTGCCGGCGCAGACAGCAAGGAATTCAATCAATCTTTATGATCATTCATAATTATTCCCAAAACGACAATAAATTTTCGATATAATACCAGTCAGTTAAAATGCCACCAGAGAAAATAAAACCGTCTCTAGACGCATTCATTTAATTTCACGTCACATCATGTTCTGATCTGATTCGTTTCGCCTtcaggcacaaacacacactgatgctTGCGGTTCGGTCAGCTAAACAAATGTTTTACAAGCGAGACAATCAATAGCAGAATGTAAGTTagattatatatagatataatgaatattaatactagaaaacacaataaaatatatcCTATAagtgtatataaaaatgttagGCTACACTCAAAAATAAATTCAAGTCAAGAATGCCTGTTTATACCAACAAAACGAATTTTATTGGGTTAGATCCAATAGAAATAATCCTTTTAAGGCAACAATTGCAGGTTAACGTTTTTTACAGAGCATAGGCtataatttacaatttacaaatgaAAACGCTCACCCGTTTTTATGGCGTATTTTAGCGTGGCGCGACAGCTGATCAGAATATCATCTAGAGTCTCGGGTTCGTCCGAGAGCTCCCAGTTATTCCTTTGGAGCAATTCGTTTGGATAGTGAAAATCGATCACTTTCGTTGACCTGTCAAAAGATTCCACTATATAAGCCAGCATTATATCCACAACCTCCTGCAGGAAATTCATGGTCTTCGCGTCCCCAtccagtgcaggtaaaagatctgtaaaaaaataaataataataaaataataataatacaaatgaatgaataaataacacgAGTGCATTGAAATAAAAAAGATGACTGCATGCAGTGCATGAATCAAGAGTAAAATAGCTTCATTTAACcttgaaaaagaaacaaaggaCAAGATCTCcgaaatgcatttttacatttaatacaataatttacacaacaatgttatttatattaatgttattttagttatttttacacacataaattgtatataattatatatatataaatgtttcagaaatgacatttaaaattgtatatatatataaatgtatatatatatatatatatatatatatatatatatatatatatatatatatatatatataaagcagtcTGGGTGAACAtacaacatacaaaaataaatttaaataaaatatatttaaatcgaATAAAACCACGTCATGTAATCAACATAACCCATCATGAAAACAGATCATCAGAGTAATTTGGACAGTTTTTCAGTTACGATAGCGATGTG is part of the Carassius gibelio isolate Cgi1373 ecotype wild population from Czech Republic chromosome B24, carGib1.2-hapl.c, whole genome shotgun sequence genome and encodes:
- the gad2 gene encoding glutamate decarboxylase 2 — translated: MASHGFWFLGAENASGDGSQSPNTPRAWCQAAAQKFSGGIGSKLCALLNVGEAEKAAQAPVKAEDGSTAESCGCNKPCNCPKAAVCFSDLYSTDLLPALDGDAKTMNFLQEVVDIMLAYIVESFDRSTKVIDFHYPNELLQRNNWELSDEPETLDDILISCRATLKYAIKTAHPRYFNQLSTGLDMVGLAADWLTSTANTNMFTYEVAPVFVLLEYVTLKKMREIIGWQDGRGDGIFSPGGAISNMYAMLLARYKMFPEVKEKGMSSAPRLVAFTSEHSHFSIKKGAAALGIGTESVICIKADERGKMIPSDLERRIIEAKQKGYVPFFVSATAGTTVYGAFDPLMAIADICKKHDVWMHVDGAWGGSLLMSRKHRWKLNGVERANSMTWNPHKMMAVPLQCSALLVREEGLMQSCNQMQACYLFQQDKQYDLSYDTGDKALQCGRHVDIFKLWLMWRAKGTIGFEAQIDKCLELSEYLYNKIKDREGYEMVFDGKPQHTNVCFWYLPPGVRYLEDKVEKMKRLHKVAPVIKARMMEYGTTMVSYQPQGDKVNFFRMVISNPAATFEDIDFLIEEIERLGQDL